Proteins found in one Streptomyces sp. NBC_00461 genomic segment:
- a CDS encoding ATP-binding protein has translation MAASVQGGRIGNLPAEANAFVGRRLELAVIAGLLGTERLVTLTGPAGVGKSRLALRAAHAARAGFPGGAWLVELSELRDPDLLTNTVAQATRLTEQTLHPLLQAVCEHLAGAPLLLVLDTCEHVLDECARVVQELLANVPELRVLATSRQPLGVPGEHLLTVAPLPLGERDDAVALFAARAAAAVPSFTLTDANRAHVAAVCARLDGIPLALELAAVRLRGFPLDRLLEGLDSRFDLLVSPARPRLARHQTLRTAIGWSHELCTPLERLLWARLSVFAGGWDVEAAEFVCHGGPLDAEEILPLLASLTEKSIVTRDGEEAAVRYRMLDTVRSFGADWLTGLGETEAVRRRHRDYFRWIARQGEAEWLGPGQRMWAERLTVEHANLRLAIEECLTAAEPETALELTGSLWFFWFACGFAEEGRSYLERALRHGPGSGGSEHTLAVWAHRLVTVVPDDVEAAESVSAAYVWLAAERQLPVPALPLTGASLAVRGESARSAVLYGSVRQAPAGDGAAEFFQLLTLAVQSYLLASQAAFERCAAVAERLRADCAKRGELWMRAWGDFFVSLAGIGLGHPDEAVRSAREALTAKLRVHDRLGAAAVADLLVAAQAALGEDELAARLLGISRRLWHVAGLPQLGRPDRTVFHREYERRLRASLGDDRFTEVVLEGRELGPDAAIALALGGVLDLSDVSDL, from the coding sequence ATGGCGGCCTCTGTACAGGGCGGCAGGATCGGCAACCTTCCCGCCGAGGCGAACGCGTTCGTCGGCCGTCGGCTCGAACTCGCGGTAATCGCGGGGCTGTTGGGGACCGAGCGACTGGTGACACTGACGGGGCCCGCAGGTGTGGGCAAGTCCCGGCTGGCGCTGCGGGCCGCGCACGCCGCGAGAGCCGGGTTCCCGGGCGGGGCCTGGCTGGTGGAGTTGTCGGAGCTGAGGGACCCGGACCTGCTGACGAACACGGTGGCGCAGGCGACCCGGCTGACCGAGCAGACGCTGCACCCCCTGCTGCAGGCCGTCTGCGAACACCTCGCGGGTGCGCCGCTACTGCTCGTCCTGGACACCTGCGAGCACGTGCTGGACGAGTGCGCACGGGTCGTGCAGGAACTCCTGGCGAACGTCCCGGAGTTACGGGTTCTGGCCACCAGCCGGCAACCCCTGGGCGTGCCGGGCGAGCACCTCCTGACGGTGGCGCCGCTGCCGCTGGGGGAACGCGACGACGCGGTGGCGCTGTTCGCCGCCCGGGCCGCGGCCGCGGTGCCGTCGTTCACGCTCACCGATGCCAACCGGGCGCATGTGGCGGCGGTCTGCGCCCGCCTGGACGGGATCCCGCTGGCGCTGGAGCTGGCCGCCGTACGCCTGCGCGGCTTCCCACTGGACCGGCTCCTGGAGGGTCTCGACTCCCGTTTCGACCTGCTCGTCTCCCCCGCACGGCCCCGGCTCGCCCGGCATCAGACGCTGCGCACCGCGATCGGCTGGAGCCATGAGCTGTGCACGCCGCTGGAGCGGCTGCTGTGGGCCCGGCTCTCGGTGTTCGCGGGCGGCTGGGACGTGGAGGCGGCCGAATTCGTTTGCCACGGCGGACCCTTGGACGCGGAGGAGATCCTTCCGCTGCTCGCGTCGCTGACGGAGAAGTCGATCGTCACCCGGGACGGCGAGGAGGCGGCGGTGCGCTACCGGATGCTGGACACGGTCCGCTCGTTCGGCGCCGACTGGCTGACCGGGCTGGGCGAGACGGAGGCCGTCCGGCGCCGCCACCGGGACTACTTCCGCTGGATCGCCCGGCAGGGGGAGGCGGAGTGGCTCGGGCCCGGCCAGCGGATGTGGGCGGAGCGGCTGACCGTGGAGCACGCCAATCTGCGCCTGGCGATCGAGGAGTGCCTGACCGCAGCCGAGCCGGAGACGGCCCTCGAACTCACCGGCTCGCTCTGGTTCTTCTGGTTCGCCTGCGGGTTCGCCGAGGAGGGCCGCAGCTACCTGGAGCGCGCACTGCGCCACGGCCCCGGGTCCGGCGGCTCCGAGCACACCCTGGCGGTCTGGGCCCACCGTCTGGTCACCGTCGTCCCGGACGACGTGGAGGCGGCCGAGTCGGTGAGCGCGGCCTATGTGTGGCTCGCCGCGGAGCGTCAACTCCCGGTGCCCGCCCTGCCGTTGACGGGGGCGAGTCTGGCCGTGCGGGGCGAGTCGGCGCGCTCGGCGGTGCTGTACGGAAGTGTCCGGCAGGCGCCGGCCGGGGACGGCGCCGCCGAGTTCTTCCAGCTGCTGACACTCGCCGTGCAGTCGTATCTGCTGGCGAGCCAGGCCGCGTTCGAGCGGTGCGCCGCGGTCGCCGAGCGGCTGCGCGCGGACTGCGCCAAGCGGGGCGAGCTGTGGATGCGGGCATGGGGCGACTTCTTCGTCTCGCTCGCCGGGATCGGCCTCGGTCACCCGGACGAGGCGGTGCGCTCGGCGCGCGAGGCACTGACCGCCAAGTTGCGGGTGCACGACCGGCTCGGCGCCGCCGCGGTCGCCGACCTCCTCGTCGCCGCTCAGGCCGCCCTGGGCGAGGACGAACTGGCCGCGCGCCTGCTCGGCATCAGCAGACGCCTGTGGCACGTCGCGGGCCTGCCCCAGCTCGGCAGGCCCGACAGGACGGTCTTCCACCGCGAGTACGAGCGTCGGCTGCGCGCCTCCCTCGGGGACGACCGCTTCACCGAAGTGGTCCTTGAGGGAAGGGAGTTGGGGCCGGACGCGGCCATCGCGCTGGCGCTGGGCGGCGTACTCGACCTGTCCGATGTGTCCGACCTCTGA
- a CDS encoding MEDS domain-containing protein, producing MAVIPTLKTVGQMRQGDHLFLGYDTDEERETVLAVFLLDGLASGQRGLLLPPADIPGGVALSFLEAHGCRVDEELADGRLCVDPHLAGPEGLWDLDELIRREARRAVGDGFLGLRVCTEILRAQAGKELKTLHDSELLLDPVFSSLPVLGICQYDRRIFDETELVPLAGLHHGRVGADDVWRDDLLTITRTFAPPGLALAGEVDDTNVTAVARALHAETSRARARTANGARTHLDLHELRFIDVGALRLLVFTALSLYAAGGTLELSGVAPHVQRVMRVTGWDRVPGLHIEPEGPEAPDGPAGPEGERP from the coding sequence ATGGCCGTCATACCCACCCTGAAAACCGTGGGACAGATGCGCCAGGGAGACCACCTGTTCCTCGGCTACGACACCGACGAGGAACGCGAGACCGTCCTCGCCGTGTTCCTGCTCGACGGGCTGGCCAGCGGGCAGCGCGGACTCCTGCTGCCGCCCGCCGACATCCCCGGCGGGGTCGCCCTGTCCTTCCTGGAGGCGCACGGCTGCCGGGTCGACGAGGAACTCGCGGACGGCCGGCTGTGCGTAGACCCGCACCTCGCCGGGCCCGAGGGGCTGTGGGACCTGGACGAGCTGATCCGCCGCGAGGCGCGCCGCGCCGTCGGTGACGGCTTCCTCGGCCTGCGCGTGTGCACGGAGATCCTGCGCGCGCAGGCCGGCAAGGAACTCAAGACGCTGCACGACAGCGAGCTGCTGCTCGACCCCGTGTTCTCCTCGCTGCCGGTCCTCGGCATCTGCCAGTACGACCGCCGGATCTTCGACGAGACGGAACTCGTCCCGCTCGCCGGCCTGCACCACGGCCGGGTGGGCGCCGACGACGTGTGGCGCGACGACCTCCTCACCATCACCCGCACCTTCGCACCCCCCGGCCTCGCCCTGGCGGGAGAGGTCGACGACACGAACGTCACCGCCGTCGCCCGCGCCCTGCACGCCGAGACGTCCCGCGCCCGGGCCCGCACCGCCAACGGCGCCCGCACCCACCTCGACCTGCACGAGCTGCGGTTCATCGACGTAGGCGCACTGCGCCTGCTGGTGTTCACGGCGCTCAGCTTGTACGCGGCGGGCGGCACCCTCGAACTGTCGGGCGTCGCCCCGCACGTCCAGCGGGTGATGCGGGTGACCGGCTGGGACCGCGTCCCGGGCCTGCACATCGAGCCGGAAGGACCGGAAGCACCGGACGGCCCGGCAGGACCGGAAGGAGAAAGGCCGTGA
- a CDS encoding ATP-binding protein produces MTGLVHQALRYGADDQFLDPAAPFTSGRTAAVRRALTAYARRLGLPEQRTYDLVAAVQETVVNVVRHGGGHGVVRLHSDREHVICEVLDDGARSLAAHPSFPGHLPPKPDAAGGHGLWLVRQLSGLAADDLDSSGFVVRLYFRRPGHGQPAAGSVNS; encoded by the coding sequence GTGACCGGGCTCGTCCACCAGGCGCTGCGCTACGGCGCGGACGACCAGTTCCTCGACCCGGCCGCCCCATTCACCAGCGGCCGCACGGCCGCTGTCCGCCGCGCCCTCACCGCGTACGCCCGCCGCCTGGGGCTGCCCGAGCAGCGGACGTACGACCTGGTGGCAGCCGTGCAGGAGACCGTCGTCAACGTCGTGCGCCACGGCGGCGGACACGGTGTCGTACGGCTGCACAGCGACCGCGAGCACGTGATCTGCGAGGTCCTCGACGACGGCGCGCGCTCCTTGGCGGCCCACCCGTCGTTCCCAGGCCACCTGCCGCCCAAGCCGGATGCCGCCGGCGGTCACGGACTGTGGCTGGTACGGCAGTTGAGCGGCCTGGCCGCCGACGACCTCGACTCGTCGGGCTTCGTCGTACGGCTGTACTTCCGGCGGCCGGGACACGGTCAGCCCGCCGCGGGCAGCGTGAACTCATAG
- a CDS encoding GntR family transcriptional regulator: protein MARTTPHDHTRTDGEPLYWRVAQQLLGELRDGSVPPGERLPGERQLAGHFGVSRETVRQALEVLRRDGLVATDRRGSHATLPGLPVETAPSSTFPVGARAADPGAVDRTRVTWETPPPEHAEALGLAPHRPTLVHRYESAGADGRGRRSAVTSFSAVALSEVEELARYRDRADGAASAQLSRAYDWMRKAGLTLHHRDSITRLADTPSVRVTRRVHDQYARPLEITDLVVDAQPGALVYEFTLPAAG from the coding sequence ATGGCCCGCACCACCCCGCACGACCACACCCGCACCGATGGAGAGCCGCTGTACTGGCGCGTCGCGCAGCAGCTGCTCGGCGAGCTGCGCGACGGCTCCGTCCCGCCGGGTGAACGGCTGCCGGGCGAACGGCAGTTGGCCGGTCATTTCGGTGTCAGCAGGGAGACGGTCCGACAGGCGCTGGAGGTGCTGCGCCGGGACGGTCTGGTCGCCACCGACCGGCGGGGCAGTCACGCCACGCTGCCCGGGCTGCCGGTCGAGACCGCCCCCTCGTCGACCTTCCCGGTCGGCGCCCGGGCCGCGGACCCCGGTGCCGTCGACCGGACCAGGGTGACCTGGGAGACTCCCCCGCCGGAGCACGCCGAGGCCCTCGGGCTCGCCCCGCACCGCCCGACCCTCGTGCACCGCTACGAGTCGGCCGGTGCCGACGGCCGGGGGCGCCGTAGCGCGGTCACGTCCTTCTCCGCCGTGGCGCTCTCCGAGGTCGAGGAGCTGGCCCGTTACCGTGACCGGGCCGACGGCGCCGCCTCGGCGCAGCTGAGCCGCGCCTACGACTGGATGCGCAAGGCGGGCCTGACCCTGCATCACCGGGATTCCATCACCCGCCTCGCCGACACGCCCTCGGTGCGGGTCACCCGGCGCGTGCACGACCAGTACGCGCGGCCGCTGGAGATCACCGACCTGGTCGTGGACGCCCAACCGGGCGCCCTGGTCTATGAGTTCACGCTGCCCGCGGCGGGCTGA
- a CDS encoding serine hydrolase domain-containing protein: MAEREPEVHGYCDERFAAVRTALEENFRERAELGAAVAVSVGGEVVVDLWGGWADAARTRPWERDTLVNVWSTTKGPVALCAHILADRGLLDLDAPVAAYWPEFAAAGKDGILVRHLLSHRAGLSGPREPHSLEQLYDWELTTRRLAATEPWWEPGTRSGYHAITYGFLVGEVVRRISGLLPGAFLEREVTGPLGIDFTVGLPEKEAGRAAELVHPPAASSSEQAAIFSQLTPLALANPLVGATEANTPGWRAAEIPAANGHGTARAVAALYGIFAGRGSYDGHRILSAAAAERVREGQGSCRDLVLGAGFEHETEVGLGLWLSGPNGSYGPNPRAFGHDGFGGSCGLADPEAGVSLGYVMNRMGPHIADDPRKMALVDALYSAL, encoded by the coding sequence ATGGCGGAGCGCGAGCCAGAGGTGCACGGTTACTGCGACGAGCGGTTCGCGGCGGTGCGCACGGCACTGGAGGAGAACTTCCGGGAGCGGGCTGAGCTGGGTGCCGCGGTCGCCGTGAGCGTCGGCGGCGAGGTCGTGGTCGATCTGTGGGGCGGGTGGGCCGACGCGGCCCGCACCCGACCCTGGGAGCGGGACACGCTCGTCAACGTGTGGTCGACCACGAAGGGCCCGGTCGCGCTGTGCGCGCACATCCTCGCCGACCGGGGGCTGCTCGACCTCGACGCGCCGGTGGCCGCGTACTGGCCCGAGTTCGCCGCGGCCGGCAAGGACGGGATCCTCGTACGCCATCTGCTGTCGCACCGGGCGGGGCTGTCCGGGCCGCGGGAGCCGCACTCGCTGGAGCAGCTCTACGACTGGGAGTTGACGACGCGGCGGCTAGCGGCGACGGAGCCCTGGTGGGAGCCGGGGACACGGTCCGGCTATCACGCGATCACCTATGGCTTCCTGGTCGGGGAGGTCGTGCGGCGCATCTCGGGGCTGCTGCCGGGGGCGTTCCTCGAACGGGAGGTGACCGGGCCGCTCGGGATCGACTTCACCGTCGGGCTGCCGGAGAAGGAGGCCGGGCGGGCGGCCGAACTGGTGCATCCGCCTGCCGCGTCGAGCAGCGAACAGGCGGCGATCTTCAGCCAGTTGACTCCCCTGGCGCTGGCCAATCCGCTGGTGGGCGCGACCGAGGCCAACACGCCCGGATGGCGGGCCGCCGAGATCCCGGCCGCGAACGGGCACGGCACGGCGCGGGCGGTCGCCGCGCTCTACGGGATCTTCGCGGGCCGGGGTTCGTACGACGGCCACCGCATCCTGTCCGCCGCGGCGGCCGAGCGGGTACGTGAGGGGCAGGGCAGCTGCCGGGACCTGGTGCTCGGCGCCGGTTTCGAGCACGAGACGGAGGTCGGGCTCGGCCTGTGGCTGAGCGGCCCCAACGGCTCGTACGGCCCCAACCCGCGGGCTTTCGGACACGACGGCTTCGGCGGCTCCTGCGGCCTCGCCGACCCGGAGGCGGGAGTGTCCCTGGGCTATGTGATGAACCGTATGGGGCCTCATATCGCGGACGACCCACGGAAGATGGCCCTCGTCGACGCCCTGTACAGCGCGCTGTGA
- a CDS encoding acetylxylan esterase, whose product MALFDLPLDELREYRSESTEPEGFDAFWSKTLQEAREHDLDARFEPVDTGLTTVRVFDVTFAGFGGHPVKGWLTLPASAEEPIPLVVEFVGYGGGRGLPHEHLLWASTGRAHFVMDTRGQGSAWGGGGGTADPVGGAPAYPGFMTRGIDAPENYYYRRVFTDAVRAVEAARSHPLTDASRTVALGASQGGGITIAVGGLVPDLTAIAPDVPFLCDYPRAATSTDRHPYREIGLYLKTHRGRTADALRTLSYFDGVHFASRGRAPALFSAALEDQTCPPSTVFAAFNAWAHDDKTIEVYDFNDHEGGGPYQEAAKLDWLRSYV is encoded by the coding sequence ATGGCCCTGTTCGACCTCCCTCTCGACGAGCTGCGCGAGTACCGCAGCGAGTCCACCGAACCCGAGGGTTTCGACGCGTTCTGGTCCAAGACCCTCCAGGAGGCCCGCGAGCACGACCTGGACGCCCGTTTCGAACCGGTCGACACCGGCCTCACGACGGTCCGGGTGTTCGACGTGACGTTCGCAGGCTTCGGCGGGCACCCGGTGAAGGGCTGGCTGACGCTGCCCGCCTCGGCCGAGGAGCCGATACCGCTGGTCGTGGAGTTCGTCGGCTACGGCGGCGGGCGCGGCCTGCCGCACGAGCATCTGCTGTGGGCGTCCACCGGCCGGGCGCACTTCGTGATGGACACGCGCGGGCAGGGCAGCGCGTGGGGCGGGGGCGGCGGCACGGCGGACCCGGTGGGCGGCGCGCCCGCCTACCCCGGTTTCATGACCCGCGGCATCGACGCGCCCGAGAACTACTACTACCGCCGGGTGTTCACGGACGCGGTGCGTGCCGTCGAGGCGGCCCGCTCGCACCCGCTGACCGACGCCTCCCGCACGGTCGCCCTCGGCGCCAGCCAGGGCGGCGGCATCACCATCGCCGTGGGCGGTCTGGTCCCGGACCTGACGGCGATCGCGCCGGACGTGCCGTTCCTGTGCGACTACCCGCGCGCCGCAACCAGCACGGACCGCCACCCGTACCGCGAGATCGGCCTCTACCTCAAGACCCACCGCGGCCGGACCGCGGACGCCCTGCGCACCCTGTCCTACTTCGACGGGGTGCACTTCGCCTCGCGCGGCCGCGCCCCCGCCTTGTTCTCGGCGGCCCTGGAGGACCAGACCTGCCCGCCGTCGACCGTCTTCGCGGCTTTCAACGCCTGGGCGCACGACGACAAGACGATCGAGGTGTACGACTTCAACGACCACGAGGGCGGCGGCCCCTACCAGGAGGCGGCCAAGCTGGACTGGCTGCGGTCGTACGTCTGA
- a CDS encoding dihydrofolate reductase family protein, with protein sequence MTVTADLARAVAGGGNVDIAGGARTVRQYLREGLVDELQLQLHVVPALLGAGLRLLDGLGAGRRDVQARGDQPSGRGDGRKGLGLGPGGAHGGDPTIRYGHPAAGDLVVPCHDQHSGVLDQQIHG encoded by the coding sequence GTGACCGTGACCGCGGACCTGGCGAGAGCCGTCGCCGGCGGCGGGAACGTCGACATCGCCGGCGGGGCGAGGACGGTGCGGCAGTACCTCAGGGAGGGACTCGTCGACGAGCTGCAGCTGCAGCTGCATGTGGTGCCCGCACTCCTCGGAGCCGGACTGCGGCTCCTCGACGGCCTCGGCGCGGGGCGGCGTGACGTCCAGGCCCGGGGTGACCAGCCGTCCGGCCGCGGAGACGGTCGTAAGGGCCTCGGGCTCGGTCCCGGCGGCGCCCACGGCGGTGACCCGACCATTCGTTACGGCCACCCAGCCGCCGGGGATCTCGTGGTCCCCTGCCACGACCAGCACTCCGGCGTCCTTGACCAGCAGATCCACGGGTGA
- a CDS encoding Rv1733c family protein, whose protein sequence is MRTRVHGWRWRRNPLRRHSDVVEAWTALIVAVLLLVGAPLAGALAGSWAHDEARGSATAERAERHRVRAEVVGKTPDTLPTVEGGREHSYRVDVRWKDPVTGTHTTNARVPAGTQHGDTVDVWLDSRGRTVAPPPGETAVWQHTVTIGITATGGAVGVVLLANAVVRRVSTGRRLVEWEREWARTEPQWTRRKA, encoded by the coding sequence ATGCGAACCCGAGTGCACGGCTGGCGCTGGCGGCGCAATCCGCTGCGGCGCCACTCGGATGTGGTGGAGGCGTGGACGGCGCTGATCGTCGCCGTCCTGCTGTTGGTGGGCGCCCCGCTGGCGGGGGCCCTCGCGGGTTCGTGGGCCCATGACGAGGCGCGGGGCAGCGCCACGGCGGAGCGCGCCGAACGCCACCGCGTCCGGGCCGAGGTCGTCGGCAAGACCCCCGACACGCTGCCCACGGTGGAGGGTGGCCGGGAGCACTCGTACCGCGTGGACGTGCGGTGGAAGGATCCCGTGACCGGCACGCACACCACGAACGCGCGCGTCCCGGCGGGCACGCAGCACGGCGACACGGTGGACGTCTGGCTCGACTCCCGGGGCAGGACCGTAGCCCCACCGCCGGGCGAGACGGCGGTCTGGCAGCACACGGTGACCATCGGCATCACCGCCACGGGCGGCGCGGTGGGCGTGGTGCTCCTCGCGAACGCCGTAGTGCGCCGCGTGTCCACCGGCCGCCGGCTGGTGGAGTGGGAGCGGGAATGGGCGCGGACCGAGCCGCAGTGGACACGACGTAAGGCGTGA
- a CDS encoding ferredoxin reductase yields MTETFTPPATPPATPPTRFAVPGRIAVSNRTAAVWQTATLTEVRRETAYASTFRFSVPAWAGHLPGQHLMLRLTAEDGYVAQRHYSIASAPDDPGHIELTLDHVEGGEVSGWFHDVAEPGDQVEVRGPLSGFFAWPGDRPALLIGAGSGVVPLMSMVRHHRARDLDVPLRLVVSARSPEELIYAREFGAETTPVYTRSAPAGVPVGRMAAAHVAPLLAEQPPGGWEAYVCGSNAFAEHASRLLVEAGQPVQRIRIERFG; encoded by the coding sequence GTGACTGAGACGTTCACTCCCCCGGCCACTCCTCCAGCCACTCCCCCGACGCGCTTCGCCGTGCCCGGCCGGATCGCCGTGAGCAACCGGACCGCCGCGGTGTGGCAGACGGCCACACTGACCGAGGTCCGCCGCGAGACCGCGTACGCCTCCACCTTCCGGTTCTCGGTGCCCGCCTGGGCGGGGCATCTGCCCGGTCAGCACCTGATGCTGCGGCTGACCGCGGAGGACGGATATGTGGCCCAGCGCCACTATTCGATCGCGTCCGCTCCCGACGACCCGGGTCACATCGAGCTGACTCTGGATCACGTCGAGGGCGGCGAGGTCTCGGGCTGGTTCCACGACGTGGCCGAGCCGGGCGACCAGGTGGAGGTGCGTGGCCCGCTGAGCGGCTTCTTCGCCTGGCCGGGCGACCGTCCCGCGCTGCTGATCGGCGCCGGCTCGGGTGTCGTGCCGCTGATGTCGATGGTGCGCCACCACCGGGCACGGGATCTCGACGTTCCGCTTCGGCTCGTGGTGTCCGCGCGCAGTCCCGAAGAGCTGATCTACGCACGGGAGTTCGGCGCGGAGACGACGCCCGTGTACACGCGGAGCGCACCGGCGGGTGTGCCCGTAGGACGTATGGCGGCCGCACATGTGGCGCCACTCCTGGCCGAGCAGCCTCCCGGTGGGTGGGAGGCCTATGTGTGCGGCTCGAACGCCTTCGCCGAGCATGCCTCGCGCCTGCTCGTCGAGGCCGGCCAGCCCGTGCAGCGGATCCGGATCGAACGCTTCGGCTGA
- a CDS encoding sulfite oxidase-like oxidoreductase, which produces MNVTRGFTGRARVNHPGLPPGQYDAGDEWPVLSAEVTPELAPADWTFRVDGLVERPRTWDWEQAHELPESAYEGDIHCVTSWSKFGVRFGGVSLDAFLNVVRPHGSATHAVAYSHTGYTTNLPLTDLTGGRAWIAWEYDGQPLAPEHGGPARLLVPHLYFWKSAKWIAGLRLLDHDEPGFWEQNGYHARGNPWQEQRYSGD; this is translated from the coding sequence ATGAACGTCACCCGAGGCTTCACCGGACGCGCCCGCGTCAACCATCCCGGCCTGCCGCCCGGCCAGTACGACGCGGGCGACGAATGGCCCGTCCTGTCCGCGGAGGTCACGCCCGAACTGGCGCCCGCCGACTGGACCTTCCGCGTCGACGGGCTCGTGGAGCGGCCGCGGACCTGGGACTGGGAGCAGGCGCACGAGCTGCCGGAGTCGGCGTACGAGGGCGACATCCACTGTGTGACGAGTTGGTCGAAGTTCGGGGTGCGCTTCGGGGGTGTCTCCCTGGACGCCTTTCTCAATGTGGTGCGACCCCATGGGTCCGCCACCCATGCCGTCGCCTATTCACACACCGGGTACACCACGAACCTGCCGCTCACGGACCTGACCGGCGGGCGTGCCTGGATCGCCTGGGAGTACGACGGGCAGCCCCTCGCACCCGAGCACGGCGGCCCCGCCCGGCTGCTGGTGCCGCACCTGTACTTCTGGAAGAGCGCCAAGTGGATCGCGGGCCTGAGGCTCCTCGACCACGACGAGCCGGGCTTCTGGGAGCAGAACGGCTACCACGCGCGCGGCAACCCCTGGCAGGAACAGCGGTACTCCGGTGACTGA
- a CDS encoding NADP-dependent oxidoreductase codes for MPKAYVFTRYGGPEAEALVDVDRPSPGPGQVLVAVRAAGVNPVDWKQRTGYRRPGESGERDFPAYFGNEVSGVVEEIGEGVEGFSVGDAVFGHPVVGGYSEYALLSVDLIASKPAALSFADAATLPVAAVTAYDGIRQLDLPADATVLVTGAGGGVGVAAVQIARARGLRVVGVAGAAKQDLVESLGGVHVLSGPGWTERVPGGVDGVYDLVGGDVLQEAATLLTDRTRLITAGAPPEVVEKLGGARVARVRSSDRLAAVAELVVNGDLDPQVTQTFPLARAGEALRTVEEGHARGKIVIEVAI; via the coding sequence ATGCCCAAGGCGTACGTCTTCACGCGCTACGGCGGACCGGAGGCCGAGGCCCTTGTCGACGTGGACCGGCCGAGCCCCGGCCCCGGTCAGGTGCTCGTCGCGGTGCGTGCCGCGGGCGTGAACCCCGTCGACTGGAAACAGCGCACTGGCTACCGCCGCCCGGGCGAGAGCGGCGAACGCGACTTCCCGGCCTACTTCGGCAACGAGGTCTCCGGTGTGGTGGAGGAGATCGGTGAGGGAGTCGAGGGATTCTCCGTCGGGGACGCCGTCTTCGGCCACCCCGTCGTCGGCGGGTACTCCGAGTACGCGCTGCTGTCGGTCGACCTGATCGCCTCCAAGCCGGCCGCGCTGTCCTTCGCCGACGCCGCGACCCTGCCCGTCGCGGCCGTGACGGCGTACGACGGAATCCGCCAGCTGGATCTGCCGGCAGACGCGACCGTGCTGGTGACCGGCGCGGGCGGCGGGGTCGGTGTCGCGGCCGTACAGATCGCCCGCGCCCGCGGCCTGCGCGTCGTCGGGGTGGCCGGTGCCGCCAAGCAGGACCTCGTCGAATCGCTCGGCGGGGTGCACGTCCTGTCCGGCCCGGGCTGGACCGAGCGGGTACCGGGCGGTGTCGACGGCGTGTACGACCTGGTGGGCGGCGACGTCCTCCAGGAGGCGGCGACGCTGCTCACCGACCGCACCAGACTCATCACGGCCGGGGCCCCGCCCGAGGTGGTGGAGAAGCTGGGCGGCGCCCGCGTCGCACGGGTGCGCAGCTCCGACCGGCTCGCCGCGGTTGCCGAGCTAGTGGTGAACGGCGACCTGGACCCGCAGGTGACGCAGACCTTCCCGCTGGCGCGGGCCGGCGAGGCGCTGCGTACCGTCGAGGAGGGCCATGCCCGCGGCAAGATCGTGATCGAGGTCGCGATATGA
- a CDS encoding GNAT family N-acetyltransferase: protein MSDSTPHVLDNPARAALTGPHAHFAERRGRVLRYPVDVTPWLALPDELDDEDWADLAALAGPGAEVPLLGFRGELPAGWEITFRIEGVQFVDDGLAAAPDPEAVVLGPADVPEMLGLVARTQPGPFLPRTVELGTYLGIRRGGALVAMAGERLHPPGWTEISAVCTDPAARGEGLATRLILAVAHGIRERGETPFLHTGAGNTNAIRLYESLGFRLRRTTVFGAARVPEHHADERAVAVH from the coding sequence ATGAGCGACAGCACACCCCACGTCCTCGACAACCCCGCCCGCGCCGCGCTGACCGGCCCGCACGCCCACTTCGCCGAGCGGCGCGGCCGGGTGCTGCGCTACCCCGTCGACGTGACGCCGTGGCTGGCGCTGCCCGACGAGCTCGACGACGAGGACTGGGCCGATCTCGCGGCACTCGCCGGCCCCGGCGCCGAGGTCCCGCTCCTCGGATTCCGGGGCGAGCTTCCTGCGGGCTGGGAGATCACCTTCCGGATCGAGGGCGTGCAGTTCGTCGACGACGGCCTGGCCGCCGCGCCGGACCCGGAGGCCGTCGTTCTCGGCCCCGCCGACGTCCCCGAGATGCTCGGCCTGGTCGCGCGGACCCAGCCCGGCCCCTTTCTGCCACGCACCGTCGAACTCGGCACCTACCTGGGTATTCGCCGCGGCGGCGCCCTCGTCGCCATGGCGGGGGAGCGGCTGCACCCGCCCGGCTGGACCGAGATCAGCGCCGTCTGCACCGACCCCGCCGCCCGCGGCGAGGGCCTTGCGACCCGGCTGATCCTCGCCGTCGCCCACGGCATCCGCGAGCGCGGCGAAACGCCGTTCCTGCACACCGGCGCAGGCAACACCAACGCCATCCGCCTCTACGAGTCCCTCGGCTTCCGCCTGCGCCGCACCACGGTGTTCGGCGCGGCCCGCGTCCCCGAACACCACGCGGACGAGCGGGCGGTGGCCGTCCACTAG